In bacterium, a genomic segment contains:
- a CDS encoding GNAT family N-acetyltransferase, which translates to MDIRLRPASTDDAEACGSICYEAFKTLAEHHNFPPDFPDPETAAGILGQLFARNDLYSVVAEVDGKVAGSNVLWENAVIAGVGPITVDPRLQNVAVGRRLMEDVLRRARDRRFVGVRLVQAAYHNRSLSLYTKLGFDTQEPLSTIQGPALGLEIQGRSVRPATEDDLDACNKLCVRVHGFDRGSEVRDATMQGTATVVEHNNRITGYATMIGFFGHAVCENNEDLKALIGAATSFPGPGFLLPTRNSELLRWCLENKLRIIQPMTLMSMGLYNEPSGSFLSSVIY; encoded by the coding sequence ATGGATATTCGCTTACGACCTGCTTCCACCGATGATGCTGAAGCATGCGGCTCCATTTGTTATGAAGCGTTTAAAACACTCGCAGAACACCACAATTTTCCACCTGATTTTCCCGATCCGGAAACGGCTGCCGGAATATTGGGTCAATTGTTCGCACGCAATGATCTATATTCGGTCGTAGCCGAAGTGGACGGTAAAGTCGCAGGGAGTAACGTCCTGTGGGAGAATGCTGTTATCGCCGGCGTCGGACCGATCACAGTTGATCCACGTTTGCAGAATGTTGCTGTTGGTAGACGTTTGATGGAGGATGTGCTGCGGAGGGCGCGGGATCGGCGTTTCGTTGGCGTGAGATTGGTGCAGGCCGCTTATCATAATCGTTCACTGTCGCTTTACACCAAGCTCGGGTTTGACACGCAAGAACCTCTTTCAACGATTCAAGGCCCGGCTCTCGGTCTCGAAATACAAGGCCGTTCCGTTCGACCGGCAACGGAAGACGATCTGGATGCCTGCAACAAATTATGCGTTCGGGTGCATGGATTTGATCGCGGATCGGAAGTGCGCGATGCCACCATGCAAGGAACGGCAACCGTTGTTGAGCACAATAATCGTATTACCGGGTATGCAACAATGATCGGTTTTTTCGGTCACGCAGTCTGCGAGAATAACGAAGACCTAAAAGCGCTGATCGGCGCCGCAACGTCTTTTCCTGGTCCGGGATTTTTGCTGCCGACCCGCAATAGTGAACTTCTCCGCTGGTGTTTGGAAAATAAACTGCGCATCATTCAACCAATGACTTTAATGAGCATGGGTTTGTATAACGAGCCGAGCGGCTCTTTCTTATCCTCGGTAATTTATTGA
- a CDS encoding FAD-binding oxidoreductase → MTATDNEYENLRSAKGWNQLTPKRYPRLIVQVANEQDVIEAIHFARANQMRIAVRGGGHSWVGFSLREDSLLIDLGRLKQTSIDPVARIATVQPTVTGRELHSQLKTHGLSFPVGHCPTVPVSGFLLSGGLGWNTSTWGPGCFSVTEAKIVTADGNLVTVNQQNNPDLFWAVRGAGPGFFGVVTEYKLRLYPAPRAITTSTYFYPVQHIAEVGAWAGSISGLLPKELEFTLFIAQAPPHLSEQCRSEKGYVAILSAIAFVDTTSEATAALNLLESCPVLNQCVEKEIIQPSSLDALLDLGEMLWPKGHRYLVDTVWTNSPPADPLVIVRDSFLHAPSPKSLAVCVFSTGAENNASTLPDAAFSMTGRTLFLCYAIWEQQENDAVNAAWHRTTIAELEPFAVGHYVGESDIVAKPTRVERSFAPANWQRLQALRLTFDPDGLFHGHFSSVE, encoded by the coding sequence GTGACCGCGACTGATAATGAGTACGAAAATCTGAGGTCGGCAAAGGGTTGGAATCAGTTGACGCCGAAACGTTATCCGCGTTTGATCGTTCAAGTCGCAAATGAGCAGGATGTAATCGAAGCAATTCATTTTGCCCGCGCGAATCAGATGAGGATCGCGGTGCGCGGCGGGGGACATAGCTGGGTCGGATTCTCGCTTCGGGAGGATAGCCTGTTGATCGATCTGGGCCGGCTGAAACAAACGTCGATTGATCCTGTGGCTCGCATTGCAACGGTTCAGCCAACTGTAACCGGTAGGGAGCTTCACAGTCAGTTGAAAACGCATGGCTTGAGCTTCCCAGTCGGACACTGCCCGACCGTACCTGTAAGTGGTTTCCTTTTGAGCGGCGGCCTGGGTTGGAATACCAGCACATGGGGACCCGGCTGCTTTAGTGTAACTGAAGCCAAAATTGTCACAGCCGATGGCAACCTGGTCACAGTAAATCAGCAAAATAACCCTGATCTATTCTGGGCGGTCCGTGGCGCGGGGCCAGGCTTTTTCGGTGTTGTGACAGAATACAAGCTAAGACTCTATCCCGCACCGCGAGCAATCACAACGAGTACTTACTTCTACCCCGTGCAGCATATCGCGGAAGTCGGTGCTTGGGCGGGAAGCATTTCCGGTCTACTACCGAAAGAACTAGAGTTTACGCTATTCATCGCTCAGGCGCCTCCCCACCTTTCTGAGCAGTGCAGATCGGAGAAGGGTTACGTAGCGATCCTGAGCGCGATCGCGTTTGTCGATACTACAAGTGAGGCAACGGCAGCGCTCAATCTCCTGGAGAGTTGCCCGGTTCTTAATCAGTGCGTGGAAAAGGAGATCATACAGCCGTCTTCGTTAGATGCATTGCTTGATCTGGGCGAAATGTTGTGGCCGAAAGGCCACCGTTACTTGGTCGATACCGTATGGACGAATTCGCCCCCTGCGGATCCCTTAGTGATTGTACGCGATTCGTTTTTGCATGCTCCTTCACCGAAATCACTGGCTGTGTGTGTGTTTTCTACGGGGGCAGAGAATAATGCTTCAACTTTACCCGATGCCGCATTCTCAATGACCGGCCGTACATTGTTCCTTTGCTATGCGATCTGGGAACAGCAGGAGAACGATGCCGTGAACGCTGCATGGCATCGCACGACGATTGCAGAACTAGAACCGTTTGCAGTAGGTCATTACGTGGGTGAGTCCGATATTGTTGCAAAGCCGACGCGTGTCGAACGATCCTTCGCGCCGGCGAACTGGCAACGCCTTCAGGCACTTCGGCTGACATTCGATCCGGACGGTCTTTTTCACGGTCACTTTAGTAGCGTAGAATAA